The Paramormyrops kingsleyae isolate MSU_618 chromosome 12, PKINGS_0.4, whole genome shotgun sequence region TTTCACCATAACTGCAAATGTGCATGAATGAAACAGACGTTAAGAACTCAACGGGAACAAGCTACACGTAGCTCTAAGAGCTGATTTTTTCGTTTTAAACTTTGGAGGGGGGAGTTTGGTTGTCAGGAAACTGGCAAAATACTCCAGACAGGCAGAGCTACACTTCCACCagcgctgagcagctgcattACCGGTCCACTTCCCCAAACACGATGTCCTGGGTGCCTGAAAGGAAAGCGACAGTACGCTGTATTTTCTGGCCGCTAAGTACTTGGCATTGAATTATTAGCTTGGCCACACAAACGACAGAGTCAGGGTGAGTGAAGGGGTAACAGAGGCTCTTACCACACAAACGACAGAGTCAGGGTGAGTGAAGGGGTAACAGAGGCTCTTACCACACAAACGACAGAGTCAGGGTGAGTGAAGGGGTAACACAGGCTCTTACCACACAAACGACAGAGTCAGGGTGAGTGAAGGGGTAACACAGGCTCTTACCACACAAACGACAGAGTCAGGGTGAGTGAAGGGGTAACACAGGCTCTTACCACACAAACGACAGAGTCAGGGTGAGTGAAGGGGTAACACAGGCTCTTACCACACAAACGACAGAGTCAGGGTGAGTGAAGGGGTAACACAGGCTCTTACCACACAAACGACAGAGTCAGGGTGAGTAAAGGGGTAAAACAGGCTCTTACCACACAAACGACAGAGTCAGGGTGAGTGAAGGGGTAACACAGGCTCTTACCACACAAACGACAGAGTCAGGGTGAGTGAAGGGGTAACACAGGCTCTTACCACACAAACGACAGAGTCAGGGTGAGTGAAGGGGTAACACAGGCTCTTACCACACAAACGACAGAGTCAGGGTGAGTGAAGGGGTAACACAGGCTCTTACCACACAAACGACAGAGTCAGGGTGAGTGAAGGGGTAACACAGGCTCTTACCACACAAACGACAGAGTCAGGGTGAGTGAAGGGGTAACACAGGCTCTTACCACACAAACGACAGAGTCAGGGTGAGTAAAGGGGTAAAACAGGCTCTTACCACACAAACGACAGAGTCAGGGTGAGTGAAGGGGTAACACAGGCTCTTACCACACAAACGACAGAGTCAGGGTGAGTGAAGGGGTAACACAGGCTCTTACCACACAAACGACAGAGTCAGGGTGAGTGAAGGGGTAACACAGGCTCTTACCACACAAACGACAGAGTCAGGGTGAGTGAAGGGGTAACACAGGCTCTTACCACACAAACGACAGAGTCAGGGTGAGTGAAGGGGTAACACAGGCTCTTACCACACAAACGACAGAGTCAGGGTGAGTGAAGGGGTAACACAGGCTCTTACCACACAAACGACAGAGTCAGGGTGAGTGAAGGGGTAACACAGGCTCTTACCGATGATGGCCACCACGTCAGCCAGCATGTGCCCCTTCGTCATTTTGTCCAAACCAGCCTGAAAATGAGCAGGGCATTAAATTAGACAATGGCTGCAGGCAGTTCGTAAACGACTCTCTCCCCACCTTTAAGAAACACATCAGGGCCCATTTGTTCCATGAATTCCTCTACTAACCCGATGCCTCTTTACATTCCCCGAATGCCCCTTGCACTTCTGGTCCTTGAAAAGTCCTATTTAGTTGTTTTGTTAGAAATGATTGCATGGTTGTTGTATGGTCGCGGAGCCGTTATGTTGCTCATTCTCTAAAACTGCTTGCATTTGTACCTGAGCATTTTCTGGAAGCTCAGCTGAGCTGCACTTGCCTAGTTAACTCTTTACAGCATGTATGTTTGCAATTTgccatttgcctcacttgtacatcactGTGGACAAAAGTGCCAAATATGTGAATGTTACATGGATAGGACACTAAAATGACCACGTTAGCAGGATATCTGCTGTATTGTGGAAATTGGGGTAGAAGTTTAGTACCAGTCAATATACTGGATTTGTACCTAGCAGAGAGTTTTAAATTCATGTGACGTTTCCCTTATCTGGAGAAGACCCAGCTAACCACGCAAATCACTACTTATTCTCACTGTATGATTTTAAGGGGAAACTAGCTATTAACAGGTGTGCAGGACAGCCGCAAAGCAACACTACAGTCATCACTACTCAAGCAGGCTGGCATTAAGGGTGCCCACGGCACCCATCTGATCAGCGCAACAGGTTACCAGGTGAGCGAATCCCGGAGCCTTGATTTTACAGCGATACGGCCGGCTGGATCCGTCTGACACCAGATACACGCCGAACTCGCCCTGTGATGAAACATACTAGTTTAGCAAATCATAACGCTAAATATTATCCCGTTACACGGAGATTCAGGTGCATTTCCACGTTTGGCAGATAGGGGGCATCACCTTGGGAGCTTCCACAGCAGTGTATGTGGCGCCTGGGGGCACCTGGTACCCTTCAGTGTACAGCTTGAAGTGGTGGATCAGGGACTCCATGGACATCTGAAGAAAGGCACACAGAAAGCAAATGAAACCATATAACTCGCCACCGCAGGATGTGGAAGCAGGACCAACACCATTCCTCCAAACTAAACATCTGCATACAAAATTAAATCATATAACTTTGGCAACCAGGTTGTTTTTATGCAAGACTGGATTCAGCATTTTGACAAACTTAcaattaatataataaaaacaacaaaaaaaaaaaattaataaataaaatataaaaagataaAATGATATATTAACCCTTTAATGTTCGAGTGCGATAAAAAAATGAGTTATTGAAAGAAATTAGTATCACTTTTTGTCATTTTCTGCCAATCAATTTttctactaaaaaaaaaaaaatcataaatcaGCATGAACAAAGACATGTTCACACTGCCagagaaacaccccccccccccccaagaccacAGCAAGGGGTATGaaagcccccacccctccagcTCTCACCTTCATCTCAGACCTCTTGGGAGGAGAGACCTTGGCGTCGTCCACCTTGATTTCACCCTCTGGCATCTTATTGAGGGACTGCAGCATGATCCTGAGAGACTGCCTCATCTCCTCCACCCGGCACAGGTACCTAAGGGCAACAGGACAAGCGGGAAAAAAAATTTATGGTATAAGCAACAGATATTAAGAACAGCTAAAAACAGCGTGAAGGTACAGAATCTCACCTGTCGTAACAGTCTCCGGTGCTCCCGATGGGAACATCAAACTCCACCTGATCATACACGTCGTAGGGCTGCACTTTTCTCAGATCCCATTTGATTCCCGAACCCCTCAGCATGACGCCGCTGACAGAGGCAGTGAAAGAGGCACAATGTGTTCATGATCATGTACTGACAAACAAGCATGTCTATGAACaagccaggaaaaaaaaaaaccttcgaATCTAACTTCACCGTTACTTCACTAGAAGTAGAATACTAAGATTTATATCATAGCAAAGAATAACTTAACATCGAAATGCACTGGCAGTCAGGCATGTCTGTATAAATACAGATTTACTTTATGGTGTAAACTATGCATAATGCTGGACACTTAAGGCAGTATGTACCTAAAGCCATAGTTGAGGGCATCTTCTGCGCTCACCACACCAATGTTCACCGTGCGGTTCTTCCAAATGCGGTTATTTGTCAGCATctaagtcacatgaccaggggATCAGTCATGAATCAACCACTGTAGTAACACTGCGTGCCACTGAGGAGATTAATTTCAGCTGGGGCTCACCTCTTCCACCTCATCAATGCGGAGCGAGAAGTTCTTGCACCATTCATATATGTCATCCATCAGCCCCAAGGGCAAGTCCTACGGAACACAAATCACCTTCGTCACCATTATCAtcatcaaaatcacatttctcctcttcctctttaaATATACCTATACTTACAACTCTGAGTGCTAGTAGTGTGAAGATGCATTGTGACAAATCGAATATTAAGCATCAATTCACTTGCACCAACCTGTAATGTCAGAATCGATTTTTGGGAGCATGTGACATAATTTGGCCAATCAGCAGAGCCACCTAATAGAAAGTCATTCTGTCAGTTTGTGAATGTAACACGGATCCATGTTATTACTGGCAATCTAAGTTCTATGTGAAGTTTGGAAAAATTAATGGGAGGATCCTAAAAGGTCACATTCTCTACGACTTGCATGAAAAGTATATTGTGGATGTCTTCAACATCGATCATGATATAAAGTCATCAGATCTCCCACCCCTAGTTTGAATTTAGGTTATCAAAATAATTGATCCATTGAATCGTATTGTGATAGAAATGACAAATTTCTGAAGCTTCAAATCATCCCCTAAAACCATATGTGAATCGAACCACCGTGCGGCCAACAATTTACACCACTACTGAGTATGATTCACCCTGGAGTTATTTATAAATACCACTTAAATGTCTACAGCATTTTGGTAACAATGGGGTGAAAATATACACAACCGCATTGTGAAATGCGTTTTAGGTAAGCATGTTGTCTAGTCACCTGATGGACTCCCCCAGGTCGGACATACGCAGCATGCATCCTGGCACCGGACACTCTCTCATAGAACTCAAACATCTGCAAGAAAGAGAAATACAGTCATTGCATGTCATAATACCCACACAAAGGCACATGAAAACATACGCACACCTGCCTCTGAAACTCCTACCACTGCCCATCATAACTACTAAATGAGACAGCACCACTAATGGCACAAACAGCAAAAACAAAGACACTTAATGACAGTGACACATCCACAAGGATACAACAGTCACATACACCAAACTCAAGCAGCAAGACACCCTCAAGAGACACATCCTGTCTTCACACCTCTTTTCCTAACTTGTGCTATAGATCTACCATTCAGTTCTCTCTCCATACTCTCCCCATAATCTGCCCAGTCTCTCACCTTCTCCCTTTCTTCAAACATCCAGAAAAATGGGGTCATTGCCCCGATGTCAAGGGCGTGGGCGGTGATAGCCATGATGTGATTGAGTATACGAGTCAACTCCCCAAACAACactacagggggaaaaaaaagagaataaagagatgatgtatttatgtatgtatctcAAATATCATTCATCAGAAATCCAGAGTACCAAAGATGACAAGACCACAAGCTGAAATTATCCCAAATGCCAATCTACACCAGGAATAACAATCATGTAACAAACACTTTCCAATAAGACAAAACCAAAATTAACCCATTATGTTTAAAATATACCAGAAACTGACCCTTTTGGGATTTCAAGCTCTTCAAACGTGTGACGCGCACACATGCCATCAGCTTGCCTTATTACTGTATGCCACACACTTTGCATCTAATGTTTATGTATGTAACATGCACCTGAAAGCTCTTGGGCATTTTTCacaaaagcaggatttcttgcttagttgGACCGCTTGTTGGATTTAAAGTAGTCCCAGCTAAATGTTATTGAACAAAGATTAAGTCCATCCAgcacagactaccttaaatccgacaagttatctggctaagcaagaaatcctgctttgtgatataGGCCCCATAGCTATTACAGACTCAAACAATTATATTCTTCATATTAACAATTTCTGGAAGCCCTATTGTAGTACTCTCTGCCAAGAGCATAACTAACCATATTATACTCCCTGTACATACAAGGTTCTTACTAGACAAACACAGGGGCATCTCAAAGTACAGTTCTGCAATGGCAGTAGGCATGCTACTCTGGAGACTCACCCCTGATCCACTGTGCTCGAAGAGGGGCCTGAATGTTCAGCAATTTCTCCACAGCCAGTGAGTAAGCCTGCTCATTGCACATCATTGACACGTAGTCAAGCCTGTCAAAGTAGGGCAGGGCCTGGCGGGGAACAGCACCACTCGGTGAATCTTTCCAAGATACAGACTATGGTGCATGTCAAAACCTTCACACATGGCGTCACTGCTGCGAAAAGCCTCCAGCAGGTCGGACACCATCATTACGAAAACCCACCTGCAGGTAGGTCTTGTACTcaatgagcttctctgtccCACGGTGGAGCAGCCCCACGTGGGGGTCACACTTCTTCACAGACTCGCCACTGAGCTCCAACACCAGCCGAAGGACGCCGTGGGCCGCAGGATGTTGGGGACCGAAGTTTATGGTGAGGTTGGAGACCTCTTTCTCCATAGGAGGATCCTTATCTGAGGATTAAATTATAAGAGTAT contains the following coding sequences:
- the ndufs2 gene encoding NADH dehydrogenase [ubiquinone] iron-sulfur protein 2, mitochondrial, whose translation is MAATMLRSLTRLGRPSSFILSNNFINPGCNVLQNRKKQWQPDVEWTEQYAGAVMYPSAITEKWVPPPWNDKDPPMEKEVSNLTINFGPQHPAAHGVLRLVLELSGESVKKCDPHVGLLHRGTEKLIEYKTYLQALPYFDRLDYVSMMCNEQAYSLAVEKLLNIQAPLRAQWIRVLFGELTRILNHIMAITAHALDIGAMTPFFWMFEEREKMFEFYERVSGARMHAAYVRPGGVHQDLPLGLMDDIYEWCKNFSLRIDEVEEMLTNNRIWKNRTVNIGVVSAEDALNYGFSGVMLRGSGIKWDLRKVQPYDVYDQVEFDVPIGSTGDCYDRYLCRVEEMRQSLRIMLQSLNKMPEGEIKVDDAKVSPPKRSEMKMSMESLIHHFKLYTEGYQVPPGATYTAVEAPKGEFGVYLVSDGSSRPYRCKIKAPGFAHLAGLDKMTKGHMLADVVAIIGTQDIVFGEVDR